A genomic stretch from Rhodomicrobium vannielii ATCC 17100 includes:
- the nifS gene encoding cysteine desulfurase NifS — protein MHPVYLDNNATTRLDPAVLAEMLPFFTQHFGNASSIHGFGKEVGAAIHQARDQVRALIGASQSHEIVFTSGGTESDNTALLSALETQTGRNEIVTSAVEHPAILALVQHLQRHRGITVHVIGVDGKGRLDIDAYRAALGPKTAITSIMWANNETGTIFPVAELARLAHEVGALFHTDAVQAVGRIPIDVKAADIDMLSLSSHKFHGPKGIGALYIKKGVPFHQLVRGGKQERGRRAGTENAPGIVGLGKAAELALRRLQGGGCERVRQIRDAFEAASLGRIGGAFIAGDIENRLPNTSNIVFDRAEGEVILLELDKAGIAASSGSACAAGSTEPSHVLRAMKVPYAAALGAIRFSFAHTSTDEDLGRVLAKLPAIVEKAREASGFAATMGEMAQAGLGAGVR, from the coding sequence ATGCATCCGGTCTATCTGGACAACAACGCCACCACGCGGCTCGATCCGGCCGTTCTGGCGGAGATGCTCCCCTTCTTCACCCAGCATTTTGGCAACGCGTCGTCGATCCACGGCTTCGGCAAGGAAGTGGGCGCGGCCATCCATCAGGCGCGCGACCAGGTGCGGGCGCTGATCGGCGCGTCGCAAAGCCACGAGATCGTCTTTACTTCGGGCGGTACCGAGTCCGACAACACGGCGCTTCTGTCGGCGCTCGAAACGCAGACCGGCCGCAACGAGATCGTGACCTCCGCCGTGGAGCACCCGGCGATCCTCGCGCTCGTGCAGCATCTCCAGCGCCATCGCGGCATTACGGTGCATGTCATCGGCGTGGACGGCAAGGGTCGCCTCGACATCGACGCCTATCGCGCCGCGCTCGGACCGAAGACCGCCATCACCTCGATCATGTGGGCGAACAACGAAACCGGCACGATCTTCCCGGTGGCGGAGCTTGCGCGACTTGCGCATGAGGTAGGCGCGCTGTTCCACACCGACGCGGTTCAGGCTGTCGGGCGCATCCCGATCGACGTCAAGGCCGCCGATATCGACATGCTGTCGCTCTCGTCGCACAAGTTTCACGGCCCGAAAGGGATCGGCGCACTATATATAAAGAAGGGCGTGCCCTTCCATCAGCTCGTTCGCGGCGGCAAACAGGAGCGCGGACGCCGCGCGGGCACCGAGAATGCGCCCGGCATCGTCGGGCTCGGCAAGGCCGCTGAACTCGCGCTGAGGCGCCTGCAAGGCGGCGGCTGCGAGCGCGTGCGACAGATTCGCGACGCTTTCGAGGCTGCGTCACTCGGTCGCATAGGGGGCGCGTTTATTGCCGGCGACATCGAGAACCGGCTTCCGAATACGTCGAATATCGTGTTTGACCGCGCCGAGGGTGAAGTGATCCTGCTGGAACTGGATAAGGCTGGTATTGCAGCGTCCTCCGGTTCCGCTTGTGCTGCGGGTTCGACAGAGCCATCTCATGTTCTGCGGGCCATGAAGGTGCCCTATGCCGCCGCTTTGGGGGCGATACGCTTCTCGTTCGCACATACCAGCACAGATGAGGATTTGGGGCGTGTTCTTGCCAAACTGCCCGCGATAGTGGAAAAAGCGCGTGAAGCCTCTGGCTTCGCTGCGACGATGGGCGAGATGGCGCAAGCTGGGCTTGGCGCCGGGGTTCGATAG
- a CDS encoding phosphatidate cytidylyltransferase yields MVKPLSSELVLRINSALVMVVLTLALTYAGTTTFAGLILFAAALMSWEWGRVVRGSNIDRIFVIQTVAIIAAGYATLMGERVLAIALIVLATWLVFRLHKNSELTSDPWWSAAGVYYAGFPAIALIAIRQDPDYGFHAIIYLFLVVWSADTGAFFVGKLLGGPKLAPSISPNKTWSGFIGGAATAGLAGVLFALWFEHTSVEIMAGLSVLLAIVSMGGDLGESFIKRAFGVKNSSGLIPGHGGVLDRLDGLVFAAMGAGLIAAAADPLKPGRALLIW; encoded by the coding sequence ATGGTCAAACCTCTCAGTTCAGAGCTGGTTCTCAGGATCAATTCGGCCTTGGTCATGGTCGTCCTGACCTTGGCGCTGACCTATGCCGGCACAACGACATTCGCGGGGCTGATTTTATTCGCCGCCGCGTTGATGAGCTGGGAATGGGGTCGCGTCGTGCGCGGTTCCAACATAGACCGGATCTTCGTCATCCAGACGGTCGCCATCATCGCCGCGGGCTACGCCACACTGATGGGGGAGCGCGTGCTCGCCATCGCTCTGATCGTCCTGGCAACCTGGCTCGTCTTTCGCCTGCACAAGAATAGCGAACTCACGAGCGATCCATGGTGGTCGGCGGCGGGCGTCTATTACGCGGGCTTCCCCGCCATCGCGCTCATCGCGATCCGGCAAGACCCGGACTACGGGTTTCATGCCATCATCTACCTGTTTCTCGTCGTATGGTCGGCGGACACCGGCGCTTTCTTCGTGGGCAAGCTCCTTGGCGGCCCGAAGCTCGCGCCCAGCATCTCGCCCAACAAGACTTGGTCAGGCTTCATAGGCGGCGCAGCGACGGCGGGCCTTGCGGGTGTGCTGTTCGCGCTCTGGTTCGAGCATACGTCCGTTGAAATCATGGCCGGGCTCAGCGTTCTGCTCGCGATCGTCTCGATGGGCGGCGATCTCGGCGAATCGTTCATCAAACGCGCCTTTGGCGTAAAGAATTCGAGCGGGCTGATCCCCGGGCATGGCGGCGTTCTCGACCGCCTGGACGGACTTGTTTTCGCGGCGATGGGCGCTGGCCTCATCGCGGCGGCGGCCGATCCGCTGAAGCCCGGGCGCGCGCTGTTGATCTGGTGA
- the pyrH gene encoding UMP kinase, with translation MAHLPFTRPLIKISGEALMGSGQYGIDPQALDAIARDIADLANSGKRIALVVGGGNIYRGLAGSAKGMDRVKADFMGMLATVMNGVALQQTLVRIGQPATIYSGLPVPTICATFSRDAAVEDLEAGKVVVLAGGTGNPFFTTDTTAALRAAELGCDSLLKATQVDGIYSADPKKDPRAERYDRLTFSDVLAQDLRVMDAAAIALARDNAIPVVVFSLHEQGAIGKVMRGEALCSVVGTDADA, from the coding sequence ATGGCGCACCTTCCTTTTACCCGCCCGCTCATCAAGATTTCGGGCGAGGCGCTTATGGGCAGCGGACAATACGGCATCGACCCGCAGGCGCTCGACGCCATCGCGCGCGACATCGCCGATCTGGCGAACAGCGGCAAGCGCATCGCGCTTGTGGTCGGCGGCGGGAACATCTATCGCGGGCTCGCGGGCTCTGCGAAAGGCATGGACCGCGTGAAGGCCGACTTCATGGGCATGCTTGCGACCGTCATGAACGGCGTGGCGTTGCAACAGACGCTCGTTCGCATAGGCCAGCCCGCGACGATCTACTCCGGGCTTCCGGTGCCGACAATCTGCGCCACATTCTCGCGCGATGCCGCCGTCGAAGATCTGGAGGCAGGCAAGGTCGTCGTGCTCGCGGGAGGCACGGGCAACCCGTTCTTCACGACCGACACCACGGCCGCGCTCCGCGCAGCCGAACTCGGTTGCGATTCGCTGCTTAAGGCGACGCAGGTGGATGGCATTTATTCCGCCGACCCGAAGAAGGATCCGCGCGCCGAACGCTATGACCGGCTGACATTCTCGGACGTTTTGGCCCAGGATCTCAGGGTGATGGACGCCGCGGCGATCGCGCTTGCCCGCGACAATGCGATTCCCGTCGTGGTATTCTCGCTTCACGAACAAGGCGCAATCGGCAAGGTGATGCGCGGTGAGGCCCTTTGCAGCGTTGTCGGAACCGACGCGGACGCATAA
- a CDS encoding 30S ribosomal protein S2 encodes MTLPQFTMRQLLEAGVHFGHQTHRWNPKMSDYLFGTRNKIHIIDLSKTVPLLHQAVVTASDVVAQGGRILFVGTKRQASDAVADAAKRSAQYYVNHRWLGGMLTNWKTITNSIKRLRYLDDLVSGEGQGFTKKELLNLTRERDKLEQELGGIKDMGGVPDLLFVIDTNKESIAIQEAKKLKIPVIAIIDSNSNPDGVNYPIPGNDDAGRAITLYCDLISRAAIDGIERAQGVSGIDIGEAEEIAEVALEEVPEAPATNGKDEAPVVVATKEGDAETTLEGLAEPQGEKDDLNKIRGITKTHEKKLNERGIFHFWQVAAFTQDNLDEIDRLLHGNGQIAKGDWVDQARELTS; translated from the coding sequence ATGACGCTTCCCCAATTCACGATGCGCCAGCTCCTCGAAGCTGGCGTGCATTTCGGTCACCAGACGCACCGCTGGAACCCGAAGATGTCGGACTACCTGTTCGGCACGCGCAACAAGATCCACATCATCGACCTGTCGAAGACAGTGCCGCTGCTGCATCAGGCGGTCGTCACGGCGAGCGACGTGGTGGCCCAGGGCGGGCGCATCCTGTTCGTCGGCACCAAGCGGCAGGCGTCGGACGCCGTCGCGGACGCGGCGAAGCGCAGCGCGCAATATTACGTCAATCACCGCTGGCTCGGCGGCATGCTGACCAACTGGAAGACGATCACGAATTCGATCAAGCGCCTTCGCTATCTCGACGACCTCGTGTCGGGCGAAGGTCAGGGCTTCACCAAGAAAGAGCTTCTGAACCTGACGCGCGAGCGCGACAAGCTTGAGCAGGAACTCGGCGGCATCAAGGACATGGGCGGCGTGCCGGACCTCCTGTTCGTGATCGACACGAACAAGGAATCCATCGCGATCCAGGAAGCGAAGAAGCTCAAGATCCCGGTCATCGCCATCATCGACTCGAACTCGAACCCGGACGGCGTCAACTATCCGATCCCGGGCAACGACGACGCGGGCCGCGCGATCACGCTTTATTGCGATCTGATTTCGCGCGCGGCGATCGACGGCATTGAGCGCGCTCAGGGCGTGTCCGGCATCGACATCGGCGAGGCGGAAGAAATCGCTGAAGTCGCGCTTGAGGAAGTTCCGGAAGCGCCTGCGACGAACGGCAAGGATGAGGCGCCTGTCGTCGTCGCCACGAAGGAAGGCGACGCGGAAACCACGCTTGAAGGTCTGGCCGAGCCGCAGGGCGAGAAAGACGACCTCAACAAGATACGCGGTATCACCAAGACGCACGAGAAGAAGCTCAACGAGCGCGGCATCTTCCATTTCTGGCAGGTCGCGGCGTTCACGCAGGACAATCTGGACGAAATCGACCGTCTGCTGCACGGCAACGGCCAGATCGCCAAGGGCGACTGGGTCGATCAGGCGCGCGAGCTGACAAGCTAG
- the tsf gene encoding translation elongation factor Ts — MAAITAGMVKDLREKTGAGMMDCKTALSESNGDMEAAVDWLRAKGLSKAAKKADRVAAEGLIGVSSEAKSGAVVEVNSETDFVARNPQFQKVVAEVAKLALKAGGDVEKLAAAAYPGKTASVTDHLKELVATIGENISLRRTAALSVSDGIVATYVHNQAAPGLGKIGVLVALESTGSAEKLAEIGRQIAMHVAATNPLALKDEEVNPEVVERERAIFTEQARESGKPEKVIAQMIEGRIRKFYQEVVLLKQAFVINPDLTVEKAVKEAEKEAGAPITVTGFVRFELGEGIVTEKGDFAAEVAAAAGNQ; from the coding sequence ATGGCTGCTATTACTGCCGGCATGGTGAAGGATCTTCGCGAGAAGACCGGCGCAGGTATGATGGACTGCAAGACGGCGCTTTCGGAATCGAACGGCGACATGGAAGCTGCCGTCGACTGGCTTCGTGCGAAAGGTCTGTCCAAGGCCGCGAAGAAGGCGGACCGCGTGGCTGCCGAGGGTCTGATCGGCGTGTCATCCGAAGCCAAGTCCGGGGCGGTAGTCGAAGTCAATTCGGAAACCGACTTCGTGGCGCGCAATCCCCAATTCCAGAAGGTCGTGGCCGAAGTTGCAAAGCTCGCGCTGAAGGCTGGCGGTGACGTCGAGAAGCTCGCCGCTGCCGCATATCCGGGCAAGACGGCGTCCGTCACCGACCACCTCAAGGAACTCGTGGCGACCATCGGCGAAAATATTTCGCTGCGCCGCACGGCAGCGCTGTCGGTGAGCGACGGCATCGTGGCAACCTACGTTCACAATCAGGCGGCTCCGGGCCTCGGCAAGATCGGCGTGCTCGTTGCGCTCGAATCGACGGGCAGCGCAGAGAAGCTCGCTGAGATCGGCCGTCAGATCGCGATGCACGTCGCGGCGACGAACCCGCTCGCGCTGAAGGACGAAGAAGTAAATCCGGAAGTGGTGGAGCGCGAACGCGCGATCTTCACCGAGCAGGCAAGGGAAAGCGGCAAGCCCGAGAAGGTCATCGCGCAGATGATCGAAGGCCGTATCCGGAAGTTCTATCAAGAGGTCGTCCTCCTGAAGCAGGCTTTCGTGATCAATCCCGATCTCACGGTCGAGAAGGCGGTGAAGGAAGCCGAGAAGGAAGCCGGGGCGCCGATCACGGTTACGGGCTTCGTTCGCTTCGAACTCGGCGAGGGTATTGTCACCGAGAAGGGCGACTTCGCGGCGGAAGTGGCGGCGGCCGCTGGAAATCAATAA
- a CDS encoding NifU family protein, producing MFEVMERAETVVCDAPVETAEETKLRIIRETIEELRPHLKRDGGDCELLEVEGNFVKVRMTGACVGCQLASVTVHGIQAKIIAKLGYPVRLIPAMGGH from the coding sequence ATGTTCGAAGTCATGGAACGCGCCGAAACTGTTGTGTGCGACGCTCCGGTCGAAACGGCCGAAGAAACGAAACTGCGCATCATCCGCGAAACCATCGAAGAACTGCGTCCGCATCTAAAGCGTGACGGCGGCGATTGCGAACTGCTTGAGGTCGAGGGCAACTTCGTGAAGGTGCGGATGACGGGCGCTTGCGTCGGCTGTCAGCTTGCGTCAGTCACTGTGCACGGCATTCAGGCCAAGATCATCGCGAAGCTCGGCTATCCGGTGCGGCTCATCCCCGCGATGGGCGGCCACTAG
- a CDS encoding isoprenyl transferase: MDGNGRWAAQRGLPRSEGHRRGVESTRECVRAAAELGISYLTLFSFSSENWKRPPLEVTYLMGLLRRFIRRDLAEIHQNNIKVRVIGSEEGVPRDLFAMFRDAMALTAGNTGMELIIAFNYGARDEIVRAAKRLAEQAKAGEIDPADITQEMFAKQFDTAGIPDPDLLIRTSGEQRISNFLLWQCAYSEFLFVDNFWPDFTRQTLESAIASYQQRERRFGGLAG, encoded by the coding sequence ATGGATGGCAACGGCCGCTGGGCGGCGCAGCGCGGGCTACCGCGCTCCGAAGGCCATCGCAGAGGGGTCGAGAGCACGCGCGAATGCGTCCGCGCCGCGGCTGAGCTAGGAATTTCCTATCTGACGCTGTTCAGTTTCTCGTCGGAGAACTGGAAGCGGCCGCCGCTGGAAGTGACCTATCTCATGGGGCTTCTGCGCCGGTTCATTCGCCGCGACCTCGCGGAAATCCACCAGAACAACATCAAGGTGCGCGTCATCGGCTCCGAGGAGGGCGTGCCGCGCGACCTCTTCGCCATGTTTCGCGACGCCATGGCGCTGACGGCCGGCAACACCGGTATGGAACTCATCATCGCCTTCAATTATGGCGCGCGCGATGAGATCGTACGTGCGGCGAAGCGTCTCGCGGAGCAGGCGAAGGCGGGCGAAATCGATCCCGCCGATATCACGCAGGAGATGTTCGCCAAACAGTTCGATACCGCCGGGATTCCCGATCCCGATCTCCTCATCCGAACGAGCGGCGAGCAGCGGATTTCCAACTTCCTCCTGTGGCAGTGTGCCTACTCCGAGTTTTTATTCGTTGATAATTTCTGGCCGGACTTTACAAGACAGACTTTAGAAAGCGCGATCGCGTCTTACCAGCAGCGTGAACGCCGTTTCGGCGGCCTTGCAGGATAG
- the frr gene encoding ribosome recycling factor: MATGNFDIKEIEKRMKSSVASLKSEFGGLRTGRASATLLDPIMVQTSYGAKMPIQQVAAVNAPEPRLITVQVWDKSNLHGVEKAIRESSLGLNPVIDGLTLRLPIPELNQERRQELVKIAKKYAEATRVAVRNVRKDGMDQIKKLEKDGKISEDESGKTSTKVQDLTDKTIKEIDALLATKEHEIMQV; the protein is encoded by the coding sequence ATGGCTACCGGCAATTTCGACATCAAGGAAATCGAGAAGCGCATGAAGAGCTCGGTCGCTTCGCTGAAAAGCGAATTCGGCGGGCTTCGCACGGGGCGCGCGAGCGCGACGCTGCTCGATCCGATCATGGTTCAGACGTCTTACGGCGCAAAGATGCCGATCCAGCAGGTGGCTGCGGTCAACGCGCCGGAACCGCGCCTCATCACGGTGCAGGTGTGGGACAAGAGCAATCTTCACGGCGTCGAAAAGGCGATCCGCGAGTCCAGCCTCGGCCTCAATCCCGTCATTGATGGGCTGACGCTGCGACTGCCGATCCCGGAACTGAACCAGGAGCGTCGCCAGGAACTTGTGAAGATCGCGAAGAAATATGCCGAGGCGACGCGCGTCGCCGTGCGCAATGTGCGTAAGGACGGCATGGATCAGATCAAGAAGCTCGAAAAAGACGGCAAGATCAGCGAAGACGAGAGCGGCAAGACCTCCACCAAGGTGCAGGATCTCACCGACAAGACCATCAAGGAAATCGACGCATTGCTCGCCACGAAAGAGCATGAAATCATGCAGGTCTAG
- the irrA gene encoding iron response transcriptional regulator IrrA produces MYLPEEVRVTDSREATCRVEAKLRDAGLRPTRQRIDLAKLLFKEKDRHVTAEELHAEAVSNKMAVSLATVYNTLKQLTECGLLREVAIEGSKNYFHTKISDHQHFYYEEEGRLVDLEPENEVTVTVPKLPEGMKVARIDVLIRLVKAR; encoded by the coding sequence GTGTATCTGCCGGAAGAAGTGCGGGTTACGGACAGCAGGGAAGCGACATGCCGGGTCGAAGCGAAGCTTCGCGATGCGGGCCTGCGCCCGACGCGGCAGCGGATCGATCTCGCCAAGCTCCTGTTCAAGGAAAAAGACCGCCACGTGACGGCGGAGGAACTCCACGCCGAAGCTGTCTCCAACAAGATGGCCGTTTCGCTCGCCACCGTCTACAACACGCTGAAGCAGCTCACCGAATGCGGGCTGCTGCGTGAAGTCGCGATCGAGGGCTCGAAGAACTACTTCCACACCAAGATTTCGGACCATCAGCACTTCTATTACGAGGAAGAAGGCCGCCTCGTCGACCTTGAGCCCGAGAACGAAGTCACGGTGACGGTGCCGAAGTTGCCGGAAGGCATGAAGGTCGCTCGTATCGACGTGCTGATCCGGCTGGTGAAAGCGCGCTAA
- the dxr gene encoding 1-deoxy-D-xylulose-5-phosphate reductoisomerase — protein MTKNGQAHELNGAGYRKRVSVLGATGTIGDSTCDLLAQNPDRFEVVALSANRNAKKLASLAVQFKAKFAAVADESAGAELRDLLAGTGIECGAGKSAVVDAGARDADVVMASIVGYAGLAPTLAALKQGRTVALANKECLVCAGAYFMNERERYGTTLLPVDSEHSAVFQSLEQEGRYVEKIVLTASGGPFRTWTKEQIAAARVEDALKHPNWTMGQKITIDSATLMNKGLEIIEAFHLFKVRADQLDAVVHPQSIIHALVYYTDGSVIAQASVPDMRTPIALSLAWPERLKAETIKRLDLAEAATLTFEKPDETRFPALRLAKEVLKSGGNTPTVLNAANEVAVEAFLNRQISFPGIAEAVERTLDMATSALAGVLPDSLDAVTHIDERARDIAKSALSSARPAVTIAEAAAPRI, from the coding sequence ATGACCAAGAACGGGCAGGCACACGAATTGAATGGGGCGGGTTACCGAAAGCGCGTAAGCGTGCTGGGTGCGACCGGCACCATCGGCGACAGCACCTGCGATCTCCTCGCACAAAACCCCGACCGGTTCGAGGTCGTGGCGCTGTCGGCGAACCGCAACGCGAAAAAGCTCGCGAGCCTTGCCGTGCAGTTCAAGGCGAAATTCGCGGCAGTCGCCGACGAAAGCGCGGGCGCTGAACTGCGCGACCTGCTCGCCGGGACGGGGATCGAATGCGGCGCGGGCAAGTCGGCGGTGGTCGATGCCGGTGCTCGCGATGCCGATGTCGTGATGGCGTCCATCGTCGGCTATGCGGGCCTGGCGCCCACGCTGGCGGCTCTGAAGCAGGGCCGGACGGTGGCGCTCGCCAATAAGGAATGTCTCGTCTGCGCCGGCGCTTATTTCATGAACGAGCGCGAGCGCTACGGCACGACGCTGCTGCCGGTCGATTCGGAACATTCGGCCGTGTTTCAGTCGCTTGAGCAGGAAGGGCGCTACGTCGAGAAGATCGTGCTCACCGCTTCGGGTGGTCCGTTCCGCACATGGACGAAGGAGCAGATCGCGGCGGCGCGCGTCGAGGATGCGTTGAAGCATCCGAATTGGACGATGGGGCAGAAAATTACCATCGACAGCGCCACGCTCATGAACAAGGGCCTCGAAATCATCGAGGCGTTCCACCTCTTCAAGGTGCGCGCCGACCAACTCGATGCCGTGGTGCATCCGCAGTCGATCATCCACGCGCTCGTCTATTACACCGACGGCTCGGTGATCGCGCAGGCGAGCGTGCCCGATATGCGCACGCCCATCGCGCTGAGCCTTGCCTGGCCGGAGCGGCTCAAGGCGGAAACCATCAAGCGGCTCGACCTTGCCGAGGCTGCCACGCTCACCTTCGAGAAGCCCGACGAGACGCGCTTCCCCGCGCTCCGCCTCGCAAAGGAAGTGCTGAAGTCCGGAGGCAACACGCCGACCGTGCTCAACGCGGCGAACGAGGTGGCGGTGGAAGCCTTCCTGAATCGCCAGATTTCCTTCCCCGGCATCGCCGAGGCAGTCGAACGCACGCTCGACATGGCGACGTCCGCGCTCGCCGGCGTGCTGCCGGATAGTCTCGACGCCGTCACCCATATCGACGAGCGCGCCCGTGATATCGCCAAATCGGCGCTCAGCTCCGCTCGTCCCGCCGTCACGATCGCGGAAGCGGCGGCTCCGCGTATTTAA